The Malus domestica chromosome 13, GDT2T_hap1 genome includes a window with the following:
- the LOC103403801 gene encoding sugar transporter ERD6-like 16, which yields MATGECRDVESGEGNNLGDLDLKQPLVIKKDKIFAHEDGDQGSDKSGSIGMVLVSTFVAVCGSFEFGSCVGYSAPTQSAIREDLNLSLAQFSMFGSILTIGGMLGAVTSGRTADFLGRKGAMRMSASFCITGWLAIYFSKGALSLDVGRFFTGFGIGVFSYVVPIFIAEIAPKNLRGGLTTLNQLMIVTGSSVSFVIGTIISWETLALTGIIPCIFLLVGLCFVPESPRWLAKIGREKEFQVALQRLRGKDANISDEMDEIQEYIATLQSLPKGNMLDLFQSKYIRAVIIGVGLMVFQQFGGINGIGFYASQTFEEAGISSKIGTIAYACVQVPITVVGAALIDKSGRRPLIMVSATGTFLGCFLAGTSFFLKGNGLLLDWVPIIAVSGVLIYIASFSLGMGAVPWVIMSEVFPIHVKGAAGSLVVLMNWLGAWAVSYTYNFLMSWSSSRTYYIYAGFSLLTIIFVAKLVPETKGKTLEEIQACINSDKGGQDVVN from the exons ATGGCAACTGGGGAGTGCAGAGATGTTGAGAGTGGGGAAGGTAATAATCTTGGGGATTTAGATTTAAAACAGCCTTTGGTGATTAAGAAAGACAAAATCTTTGCTCATGAAGATGGTGATCAAGGGAGTGACAAAAGTGGATCAATTGGGATGGTTTTGGTCAGCACTTTTGTTGCTGTTTGCGGCTCTTTTGAATTTGGATCGTGC GTGGGATATTCAGCACCCACTCAATCTGCTATCAGGGAAGATCTTAATCTCTCTCTTGCTCAG TTCTCCATGTTTGGATCAATTTTAACAATTGGTGGAATGCTGGGTGCTGTAACAAGTGGCCGGACTGCAGATTTTCTCGGCCGAAAAGGG GCAATGAGGATGTCAGCTAGTTTCTGCATCACAGGATGGCTAGCAATCTACTTCTCTAAG GGAGCTTTGTCACTTGATGTAGGAAGGTTTTTTACTGGATTTGGAATTGGCGTTTTCTCTTATGTG GTACCCATATTCATAGCAGAAATCGCGCCCAAAAATCTCCGCGGAGGGCTTACAACGCTAAATCAG CTCATGATTGTAACTGGATCATCAGTTTCGTTCGTAATAGGAACAATAATAAGTTGGGAAACACTAGCTCTGACTG GAATTATTCCTTGCATTTTCCTGCTTGTCGGTCTATGTTTTGTTCCAGAGTCCCCTAGATGGCTG GCAAAGATTGGCCGTGAGAAGGAATTTCAAGTTGCGCTGCAGAGACTCCGCGGAAAGGATGCCAATATATCTGATGAAATGGATGAAATTCAA GAATATATTGCTACCCTACAAAGTCTTCCTAAAGGCAACATGTTGGATTTGTTTCAGAGCAAATATATTCGAGCTGTGATT ATTGGGGTTGGATTAATGGTGTTTCAACAATTTGGAGGCATTAACGGAATAGGATTCTATGCAAGTCAAACCTTCGAAGAAGCtg GAATTTCAAGCAAAATAGGAACCATAGCTTATGCGTGCGTTCAG GTCCCGATCACCGTAGTGGGAGCAGCTTTAATCGATAAGTCAGGAAGGAGGCCTCTTATAATG GTTTCCGCAACCGGGACATTCCTAGGCTGTTTCCTTGCAGGAACTTCTTTCTTTCTGAAG GGAAATGGATTGTTGCTCGATTGGGTACCAATAATAGCTGTGTCCGGCGTGCTG ATTTACATTGCGTCTTTCTCGCTTGGAATGGGAGCAGTGCCTTGGGTGATCATGTCTGAG GTTTTCCCAATCCATGTGAAGGGAGCAGCCGGAAGCTTGGTGGTGCTCATGAACTGGTTGGGAGCATGGGCAGTTTCCTATACTTACAACTTTCTTATGAGCTGGAGTTCCTCAA GAACTTACTACATTTACGCCGGATTCTCTTTGTTGACCATCATATTTGTGGCCAAGTTAGTCCCGGAGACCAAAGGCAAAACACTAGAAGAAATCCAGGCTTGCATCAATTCAGATAAAGGAGGACAAGATGTTGTTAACTGA
- the LOC114820471 gene encoding LEC14B homolog isoform X1, with amino-acid sequence MSYRARFGRDNSACDSGNSAEGSGSSKGPDEVSNDFDHEIAQLTKHRSRPHRLLSGDMAGKSRLPVSTMKMLAGRESNYSGRGRFSLADCCHVLSRYLPINGPWGVDQSRSPAYVSQFSNDGLAFVAGFQGGHIRIYNVEKGWKVQKDILTKTLRWTITDTSLSPDQRYLVYASMTPVVNIVNVGSSTTVSVANVMEVHEGLDFSIEGDEDEFGIFSVKFSTDGRELVAASSDASIYVYDLQANKVSLRIPAHQSDVNTVCFADETGHLIYSGSDDNLCKVWDRRCLMTYGQASGVLMGHLEGVTFIDSRGDGRYLISNGKDQTTKLWDIRKMSSRAMYSPRLTDRDWDYRWMEYPAHARTLKHPNDQSLATYRGHAVLRTLIRCYFSPAYSTGQKYIYTGSSDHSVYIYDLVTGAQVAKLDHHEGPVRDCSWHPLYPILVSSSWDGTVARWEFPGDDQVPTLVRPKIRRRRGFY; translated from the exons atgagtTACAGAGCGAGGTTTGGTAGAGATAATAGCGCCTGTGATAGCGGAAATTCTGCTGAAGGTTCCGGTTCAAGTAAAGGACCTGATGAAGTATCCAATGATTTTGATCATGAAATTGCTCAACTCACTAAGCATAGATCAAGACCCCACCGACTTTTGAGCGGGGATATGGCTGGGAAGTCGAGGTTACCGGTTTCAACGATGAAAATGCTGGCCGGCCGTGAAAGTAATTATTCAGGGCGGGGAAGATTCTCGTTGGCAGATTGTTGCCATGTTTTGAGCCGGTATCTGCCCATAAATGGTCCTTGGGGGGTGGACCAGTCCAGAAGTCCTGCTTATGTTTCTCAATTTTCGAATGATGGTTTGGCTTTTGTTGCTGGATTTCAG GGAGGCCATATTAGAATATATAATGTTGAAAAGGGATGGAAGGTTCAGAAGGATATCCTGACCAAAACCTTGAGATGGACTATTACCGATACATCTCTATCACCGGACCAACGTTATCTT GTTTATGCTAGCATGACACCGGTTGTCAATATTGTGAATGTGGGATCTTCGACGACAGTGTCAGTTGCAAATGTTATG GAAGTTCATGAAGGTCTGGATTTTTCTATTGAAGGCGATGAGGATGAATTTGGAATTTTCTCAGTTAAATTTTCAACTGATGGGCGAGAGCTTGTTGCTGCAAGTAGTGATGCTTCAATATATGTTTATGATCTCCAAGCAAATAAAGTTAGCCTCCGAATACCAGCTCACCAG TCTGATGTAAACACTGTGTGCTTTGCTGATGAGACCGGCCATCTCATATATTCTGGCAGTGACGACAACCTCTGTAAG GTGTGGGACAGACGCTGCTTAATGACGTACGGACAAGCATCTGGGGTCCTGATGGGACATCTTGAAGGTGTTACATTTATTGATAGCCGGGGAGATGGGCGTTACTTAATATCAAACGGGAAGGACCAGACAACCAAACTCTGGGATATAAGAAAGATGTCCTCTAGAGCCATGTA CAGCCCAAGGCTTACAGATCGTGACTGGGATTACAGATGGATGGAGTACCCAGCTCATGCAAGAACTCTGAAACATCCAAATGATCAGTCATTGGCTACATATAGAGGCCATGCAGTCCTGCGCACTTTAATTCGCTGTTACTTTTCTCCAGCATATAg TACTGGACAAAAGTACATCTACACTGGCTCAAGTGATCATTCCGTCTATATATATGATCTG GTAACCGGAGCTCAAGTTGCGAAACTAGATCATCATGAAGGACCTGTGAGAGACTGTAGTTGGCATCCTCTGTATCCCATTTTGGTCAGCTCGTCTTGGGACGGGACCGTCGCCCGATGGGAATTTCCTGGTGATGACCAAGTTCCCACCCTCGTGAGGCCGAAAATACGCCGGAGGAGAGGCTTCTATTGA
- the LOC114820471 gene encoding LEC14B homolog isoform X2 gives MSYRARFGRDNSACDSGNSAEGSGSSKGPDEVSNDFDHEIAQLTKHRSRPHRLLSGDMAGKSRLPVSTMKMLAGRESNYSGRGRFSLADCCHVLSRYLPINGPWGVDQSRSPAYVSQFSNDGLAFVAGFQGGHIRIYNVEKGWKVQKDILTKTLRWTITDTSLSPDQRYLVYASMTPVVNIVNVGSSTTVSVANVMEVHEGLDFSIEGDEDEFGIFSVKFSTDGRELVAASSDASIYVYDLQANKVSLRIPAHQSDVNTVCFADETGHLIYSGSDDNLCKVWDRRCLMTYGQASGVLMGHLEGVTFIDSRGDGRYLISNGKDQTTKLWDIRKMSSRAMYPRLTDRDWDYRWMEYPAHARTLKHPNDQSLATYRGHAVLRTLIRCYFSPAYSTGQKYIYTGSSDHSVYIYDLVTGAQVAKLDHHEGPVRDCSWHPLYPILVSSSWDGTVARWEFPGDDQVPTLVRPKIRRRRGFY, from the exons atgagtTACAGAGCGAGGTTTGGTAGAGATAATAGCGCCTGTGATAGCGGAAATTCTGCTGAAGGTTCCGGTTCAAGTAAAGGACCTGATGAAGTATCCAATGATTTTGATCATGAAATTGCTCAACTCACTAAGCATAGATCAAGACCCCACCGACTTTTGAGCGGGGATATGGCTGGGAAGTCGAGGTTACCGGTTTCAACGATGAAAATGCTGGCCGGCCGTGAAAGTAATTATTCAGGGCGGGGAAGATTCTCGTTGGCAGATTGTTGCCATGTTTTGAGCCGGTATCTGCCCATAAATGGTCCTTGGGGGGTGGACCAGTCCAGAAGTCCTGCTTATGTTTCTCAATTTTCGAATGATGGTTTGGCTTTTGTTGCTGGATTTCAG GGAGGCCATATTAGAATATATAATGTTGAAAAGGGATGGAAGGTTCAGAAGGATATCCTGACCAAAACCTTGAGATGGACTATTACCGATACATCTCTATCACCGGACCAACGTTATCTT GTTTATGCTAGCATGACACCGGTTGTCAATATTGTGAATGTGGGATCTTCGACGACAGTGTCAGTTGCAAATGTTATG GAAGTTCATGAAGGTCTGGATTTTTCTATTGAAGGCGATGAGGATGAATTTGGAATTTTCTCAGTTAAATTTTCAACTGATGGGCGAGAGCTTGTTGCTGCAAGTAGTGATGCTTCAATATATGTTTATGATCTCCAAGCAAATAAAGTTAGCCTCCGAATACCAGCTCACCAG TCTGATGTAAACACTGTGTGCTTTGCTGATGAGACCGGCCATCTCATATATTCTGGCAGTGACGACAACCTCTGTAAG GTGTGGGACAGACGCTGCTTAATGACGTACGGACAAGCATCTGGGGTCCTGATGGGACATCTTGAAGGTGTTACATTTATTGATAGCCGGGGAGATGGGCGTTACTTAATATCAAACGGGAAGGACCAGACAACCAAACTCTGGGATATAAGAAAGATGTCCTCTAGAGCCATGTA CCCAAGGCTTACAGATCGTGACTGGGATTACAGATGGATGGAGTACCCAGCTCATGCAAGAACTCTGAAACATCCAAATGATCAGTCATTGGCTACATATAGAGGCCATGCAGTCCTGCGCACTTTAATTCGCTGTTACTTTTCTCCAGCATATAg TACTGGACAAAAGTACATCTACACTGGCTCAAGTGATCATTCCGTCTATATATATGATCTG GTAACCGGAGCTCAAGTTGCGAAACTAGATCATCATGAAGGACCTGTGAGAGACTGTAGTTGGCATCCTCTGTATCCCATTTTGGTCAGCTCGTCTTGGGACGGGACCGTCGCCCGATGGGAATTTCCTGGTGATGACCAAGTTCCCACCCTCGTGAGGCCGAAAATACGCCGGAGGAGAGGCTTCTATTGA
- the LOC114820471 gene encoding LEC14B homolog isoform X3, translating to MSYRARFGRDNSACDSGNSAEGSGSSKGPDEVSNDFDHEIAQLTKHRSRPHRLLSGDMAGKSRLPVSTMKMLAGRESNYSGRGRFSLADCCHVLSRYLPINGPWGVDQSRSPAYVSQFSNDGLAFVAGFQGGHIRIYNVEKGWKVQKDILTKTLRWTITDTSLSPDQRYLVYASMTPVVNIVNVGSSTTVSVANVMEVHEGLDFSIEGDEDEFGIFSVKFSTDGRELVAASSDASIYVYDLQANKVSLRIPAHQSDVNTVCFADETGHLIYSGSDDNLCKVWDRRCLMTYGQASGVLMGHLEGVTFIDSRGDGRYLISNGKDQTTKLWDIRKMSSRAISPRLTDRDWDYRWMEYPAHARTLKHPNDQSLATYRGHAVLRTLIRCYFSPAYSTGQKYIYTGSSDHSVYIYDLVTGAQVAKLDHHEGPVRDCSWHPLYPILVSSSWDGTVARWEFPGDDQVPTLVRPKIRRRRGFY from the exons atgagtTACAGAGCGAGGTTTGGTAGAGATAATAGCGCCTGTGATAGCGGAAATTCTGCTGAAGGTTCCGGTTCAAGTAAAGGACCTGATGAAGTATCCAATGATTTTGATCATGAAATTGCTCAACTCACTAAGCATAGATCAAGACCCCACCGACTTTTGAGCGGGGATATGGCTGGGAAGTCGAGGTTACCGGTTTCAACGATGAAAATGCTGGCCGGCCGTGAAAGTAATTATTCAGGGCGGGGAAGATTCTCGTTGGCAGATTGTTGCCATGTTTTGAGCCGGTATCTGCCCATAAATGGTCCTTGGGGGGTGGACCAGTCCAGAAGTCCTGCTTATGTTTCTCAATTTTCGAATGATGGTTTGGCTTTTGTTGCTGGATTTCAG GGAGGCCATATTAGAATATATAATGTTGAAAAGGGATGGAAGGTTCAGAAGGATATCCTGACCAAAACCTTGAGATGGACTATTACCGATACATCTCTATCACCGGACCAACGTTATCTT GTTTATGCTAGCATGACACCGGTTGTCAATATTGTGAATGTGGGATCTTCGACGACAGTGTCAGTTGCAAATGTTATG GAAGTTCATGAAGGTCTGGATTTTTCTATTGAAGGCGATGAGGATGAATTTGGAATTTTCTCAGTTAAATTTTCAACTGATGGGCGAGAGCTTGTTGCTGCAAGTAGTGATGCTTCAATATATGTTTATGATCTCCAAGCAAATAAAGTTAGCCTCCGAATACCAGCTCACCAG TCTGATGTAAACACTGTGTGCTTTGCTGATGAGACCGGCCATCTCATATATTCTGGCAGTGACGACAACCTCTGTAAG GTGTGGGACAGACGCTGCTTAATGACGTACGGACAAGCATCTGGGGTCCTGATGGGACATCTTGAAGGTGTTACATTTATTGATAGCCGGGGAGATGGGCGTTACTTAATATCAAACGGGAAGGACCAGACAACCAAACTCTGGGATATAAGAAAGATGTCCTCTAGAGCCAT CAGCCCAAGGCTTACAGATCGTGACTGGGATTACAGATGGATGGAGTACCCAGCTCATGCAAGAACTCTGAAACATCCAAATGATCAGTCATTGGCTACATATAGAGGCCATGCAGTCCTGCGCACTTTAATTCGCTGTTACTTTTCTCCAGCATATAg TACTGGACAAAAGTACATCTACACTGGCTCAAGTGATCATTCCGTCTATATATATGATCTG GTAACCGGAGCTCAAGTTGCGAAACTAGATCATCATGAAGGACCTGTGAGAGACTGTAGTTGGCATCCTCTGTATCCCATTTTGGTCAGCTCGTCTTGGGACGGGACCGTCGCCCGATGGGAATTTCCTGGTGATGACCAAGTTCCCACCCTCGTGAGGCCGAAAATACGCCGGAGGAGAGGCTTCTATTGA
- the LOC114820471 gene encoding LEC14B homolog isoform X4, whose product MSYRARFGRDNSACDSGNSAEGSGSSKGPDEVSNDFDHEIAQLTKHRSRPHRLLSGDMAGKSRLPVSTMKMLAGRESNYSGRGRFSLADCCHVLSRYLPINGPWGVDQSRSPAYVSQFSNDGLAFVAGFQGGHIRIYNVEKGWKVQKDILTKTLRWTITDTSLSPDQRYLVYASMTPVVNIVNVGSSTTVSVANVMEVHEGLDFSIEGDEDEFGIFSVKFSTDGRELVAASSDASIYVYDLQANKVSLRIPAHQSDVNTVCFADETGHLIYSGSDDNLCKVWDRRCLMTYGQASGVLMGHLEGVTFIDSRGDGRYLISNGKDQTTKLWDIRKMSSRAIPRLTDRDWDYRWMEYPAHARTLKHPNDQSLATYRGHAVLRTLIRCYFSPAYSTGQKYIYTGSSDHSVYIYDLVTGAQVAKLDHHEGPVRDCSWHPLYPILVSSSWDGTVARWEFPGDDQVPTLVRPKIRRRRGFY is encoded by the exons atgagtTACAGAGCGAGGTTTGGTAGAGATAATAGCGCCTGTGATAGCGGAAATTCTGCTGAAGGTTCCGGTTCAAGTAAAGGACCTGATGAAGTATCCAATGATTTTGATCATGAAATTGCTCAACTCACTAAGCATAGATCAAGACCCCACCGACTTTTGAGCGGGGATATGGCTGGGAAGTCGAGGTTACCGGTTTCAACGATGAAAATGCTGGCCGGCCGTGAAAGTAATTATTCAGGGCGGGGAAGATTCTCGTTGGCAGATTGTTGCCATGTTTTGAGCCGGTATCTGCCCATAAATGGTCCTTGGGGGGTGGACCAGTCCAGAAGTCCTGCTTATGTTTCTCAATTTTCGAATGATGGTTTGGCTTTTGTTGCTGGATTTCAG GGAGGCCATATTAGAATATATAATGTTGAAAAGGGATGGAAGGTTCAGAAGGATATCCTGACCAAAACCTTGAGATGGACTATTACCGATACATCTCTATCACCGGACCAACGTTATCTT GTTTATGCTAGCATGACACCGGTTGTCAATATTGTGAATGTGGGATCTTCGACGACAGTGTCAGTTGCAAATGTTATG GAAGTTCATGAAGGTCTGGATTTTTCTATTGAAGGCGATGAGGATGAATTTGGAATTTTCTCAGTTAAATTTTCAACTGATGGGCGAGAGCTTGTTGCTGCAAGTAGTGATGCTTCAATATATGTTTATGATCTCCAAGCAAATAAAGTTAGCCTCCGAATACCAGCTCACCAG TCTGATGTAAACACTGTGTGCTTTGCTGATGAGACCGGCCATCTCATATATTCTGGCAGTGACGACAACCTCTGTAAG GTGTGGGACAGACGCTGCTTAATGACGTACGGACAAGCATCTGGGGTCCTGATGGGACATCTTGAAGGTGTTACATTTATTGATAGCCGGGGAGATGGGCGTTACTTAATATCAAACGGGAAGGACCAGACAACCAAACTCTGGGATATAAGAAAGATGTCCTCTAGAGCCAT CCCAAGGCTTACAGATCGTGACTGGGATTACAGATGGATGGAGTACCCAGCTCATGCAAGAACTCTGAAACATCCAAATGATCAGTCATTGGCTACATATAGAGGCCATGCAGTCCTGCGCACTTTAATTCGCTGTTACTTTTCTCCAGCATATAg TACTGGACAAAAGTACATCTACACTGGCTCAAGTGATCATTCCGTCTATATATATGATCTG GTAACCGGAGCTCAAGTTGCGAAACTAGATCATCATGAAGGACCTGTGAGAGACTGTAGTTGGCATCCTCTGTATCCCATTTTGGTCAGCTCGTCTTGGGACGGGACCGTCGCCCGATGGGAATTTCCTGGTGATGACCAAGTTCCCACCCTCGTGAGGCCGAAAATACGCCGGAGGAGAGGCTTCTATTGA
- the LOC114820471 gene encoding LEC14B homolog isoform X5 produces the protein MSYRARFGRDNSACDSGNSAEGSGSSKGPDEVSNDFDHEIAQLTKHRSRPHRLLSGDMAGKSRLPVSTMKMLAGRESNYSGRGRFSLADCCHVLSRYLPINGPWGVDQSRSPAYVSQFSNDGLAFVAGFQVYASMTPVVNIVNVGSSTTVSVANVMEVHEGLDFSIEGDEDEFGIFSVKFSTDGRELVAASSDASIYVYDLQANKVSLRIPAHQSDVNTVCFADETGHLIYSGSDDNLCKVWDRRCLMTYGQASGVLMGHLEGVTFIDSRGDGRYLISNGKDQTTKLWDIRKMSSRAMYSPRLTDRDWDYRWMEYPAHARTLKHPNDQSLATYRGHAVLRTLIRCYFSPAYSTGQKYIYTGSSDHSVYIYDLVTGAQVAKLDHHEGPVRDCSWHPLYPILVSSSWDGTVARWEFPGDDQVPTLVRPKIRRRRGFY, from the exons atgagtTACAGAGCGAGGTTTGGTAGAGATAATAGCGCCTGTGATAGCGGAAATTCTGCTGAAGGTTCCGGTTCAAGTAAAGGACCTGATGAAGTATCCAATGATTTTGATCATGAAATTGCTCAACTCACTAAGCATAGATCAAGACCCCACCGACTTTTGAGCGGGGATATGGCTGGGAAGTCGAGGTTACCGGTTTCAACGATGAAAATGCTGGCCGGCCGTGAAAGTAATTATTCAGGGCGGGGAAGATTCTCGTTGGCAGATTGTTGCCATGTTTTGAGCCGGTATCTGCCCATAAATGGTCCTTGGGGGGTGGACCAGTCCAGAAGTCCTGCTTATGTTTCTCAATTTTCGAATGATGGTTTGGCTTTTGTTGCTGGATTTCAG GTTTATGCTAGCATGACACCGGTTGTCAATATTGTGAATGTGGGATCTTCGACGACAGTGTCAGTTGCAAATGTTATG GAAGTTCATGAAGGTCTGGATTTTTCTATTGAAGGCGATGAGGATGAATTTGGAATTTTCTCAGTTAAATTTTCAACTGATGGGCGAGAGCTTGTTGCTGCAAGTAGTGATGCTTCAATATATGTTTATGATCTCCAAGCAAATAAAGTTAGCCTCCGAATACCAGCTCACCAG TCTGATGTAAACACTGTGTGCTTTGCTGATGAGACCGGCCATCTCATATATTCTGGCAGTGACGACAACCTCTGTAAG GTGTGGGACAGACGCTGCTTAATGACGTACGGACAAGCATCTGGGGTCCTGATGGGACATCTTGAAGGTGTTACATTTATTGATAGCCGGGGAGATGGGCGTTACTTAATATCAAACGGGAAGGACCAGACAACCAAACTCTGGGATATAAGAAAGATGTCCTCTAGAGCCATGTA CAGCCCAAGGCTTACAGATCGTGACTGGGATTACAGATGGATGGAGTACCCAGCTCATGCAAGAACTCTGAAACATCCAAATGATCAGTCATTGGCTACATATAGAGGCCATGCAGTCCTGCGCACTTTAATTCGCTGTTACTTTTCTCCAGCATATAg TACTGGACAAAAGTACATCTACACTGGCTCAAGTGATCATTCCGTCTATATATATGATCTG GTAACCGGAGCTCAAGTTGCGAAACTAGATCATCATGAAGGACCTGTGAGAGACTGTAGTTGGCATCCTCTGTATCCCATTTTGGTCAGCTCGTCTTGGGACGGGACCGTCGCCCGATGGGAATTTCCTGGTGATGACCAAGTTCCCACCCTCGTGAGGCCGAAAATACGCCGGAGGAGAGGCTTCTATTGA
- the LOC103453011 gene encoding uncharacterized protein: MASPAARITFRIVFVALVVLVLFYVGRPLYWKISATIHEIRQNKQTVKQGISQIVLEAQKSVGWYHDESDSGARYDRAAKNVGLATTRRLLLRQVS; the protein is encoded by the exons ATGGCGTCGCCCGCCGCAAGGATCACCTTCCGCATAGTATTCGTGGCTCTGGTCGTTCTCGTCCTCTTCTACGTCGGCCGCCCTCTCTACTGGAAAATCTCCGCCACCATCCACGAGATCCGCCAAAACAAACAGACCGTTAAGCAAG GTATATCGCAGATTGTTCtggaagctcagaaatcggTCGGTTGGTACCACGACGAGTCGGATTCGGGTGCCCGCTACGATAGGGCCGCGAAGAATGTCGGGTTGGCCACGACCCGGAGGCTGCTGCTCCGCCAGGTTTCGTGA